A single genomic interval of Hafnia alvei harbors:
- the recC gene encoding exodeoxyribonuclease V subunit gamma, whose product MFTVYHSNQLDLLKQLIAALIEGQPLQNPFEQEVILVQSPGMAQWLQMELAKQFGIAANIEFPLPATFIWNLFTQVMPGIPKESAFSKDAMTWKLMWLLPQMLEQEAFAPLARYLSDDEDRRKHFQLAARVADLYDQYLVYRPEWLQIWERGERIDGLDEAQQWQAPLWVALKEYTAQLNQPEWHRANLYERFIHTLEQSTECPAGLPKRVFICGIAALPPVYLDALQALGKHIDVHLMFTNPCRYYWGDIQDYAFLAKLQSRKRRHHIQRQQEIDLFRDPQTASELFNPDGEQELSNPLLASWGKLGRDHMYLLAQREPQEVHAFVDLAPDNLLKRIQHDLLELEDHAQIVDRPDRLESSNGKRLLDLGDRSISVNLCHSPQREVEVLHDRLLDLFAEDPSLTPRDVIVMVADIDSYTPFIQAVFGNAPRERYLPFAISDRSARQAHPIIQAFLTLLELPNSRFTSEHVLTLLEVPALAEHFGIGEEGLRRLRHWVDESGIRWGLDDDNVRELDLPATGQHTWQFGLTRMLLGYAMDSRCGDWNGVLPYDESSGLIAELAGQLADLLMRLSEWRTRLSGEYRVQEWQPLCREMLNEFFVQDSETETVQALIEQQWLKVIGYGISAEYPQAIPLSILRDELVSRLDNERISQRFLAGPINFCTLMPMRSIPFKVVCLLGMNDGIYPRTIAPLGFDLMANKVQRGDRSRRDDDRYLFLEALLSAQERLYISYIGRSIQDNAPRYPSVLVSELMEYIAQSHHLPGDEKLDVDSSAQRVMGYLQIEHPRVPFAAENYVNDSENQSYAAEWLPAAQRSGEAHQTFAQSLPLEDISMVTLDDLMRFYRHPVRAFFQMRLGVNFILEETELPDEEPFTLDNLSRYQLNSQLLNQLIDGEDPTALFRRVRSAGGLPYGAFGEIYWEKQQEEMQEVAAKVREYRTSGHSIEIDDVLDGVRLTGWLQQVQDNGLVRWRPAVLGAVDGMALWIEHLFYCVSGGEGESRCFGRQDSAWHFAALSKKEAEKALLPLIEGYRQGRSSPLLLLPKTGWAWLNNCFDKDSGVVNWDEQTQSKAQMKLLLAWQGDQRVMGEGSDPYIQRVMRTMDEKRLREIQQLAEHYYLPLARSNLA is encoded by the coding sequence ATGTTTACTGTTTATCACTCGAATCAATTGGATCTGCTTAAGCAACTGATCGCGGCGCTTATTGAAGGCCAACCTTTGCAGAATCCTTTTGAGCAAGAAGTGATTTTGGTACAAAGCCCCGGTATGGCTCAGTGGCTACAGATGGAGTTAGCCAAACAGTTTGGTATTGCGGCGAATATTGAATTTCCCTTACCCGCCACCTTTATTTGGAATCTCTTTACTCAGGTGATGCCGGGTATTCCCAAGGAAAGCGCCTTTAGCAAAGATGCAATGACCTGGAAGCTGATGTGGCTGTTGCCACAAATGCTAGAGCAGGAAGCCTTTGCACCGCTGGCGCGTTACCTTTCTGACGATGAAGACCGTCGTAAACACTTTCAACTGGCCGCTCGTGTGGCGGATCTGTATGACCAATATCTGGTGTATCGCCCTGAATGGCTACAGATTTGGGAGCGCGGTGAGCGTATTGACGGGCTGGATGAAGCTCAGCAGTGGCAGGCTCCGCTTTGGGTTGCGCTTAAAGAGTACACCGCGCAGCTCAACCAGCCTGAATGGCACCGTGCCAATTTATATGAACGTTTTATTCATACCCTAGAGCAATCAACCGAGTGTCCCGCAGGTCTACCTAAACGGGTCTTTATCTGTGGAATTGCGGCCCTGCCGCCGGTATATCTCGATGCGCTACAGGCGCTGGGCAAACATATTGATGTGCATCTGATGTTCACCAATCCGTGTCGCTATTACTGGGGTGATATTCAGGATTATGCCTTTCTTGCCAAGTTACAGAGCCGTAAACGGCGTCATCATATTCAGCGGCAACAAGAGATCGATCTCTTCCGCGATCCGCAAACCGCGTCTGAGTTATTTAATCCCGACGGTGAGCAGGAGCTAAGTAATCCGCTGCTGGCATCATGGGGAAAACTGGGGCGCGATCACATGTATCTGCTGGCGCAGCGTGAACCACAGGAAGTGCACGCGTTTGTTGATTTAGCCCCCGATAACCTACTCAAGCGCATCCAGCACGATCTGTTGGAATTGGAAGATCATGCCCAAATTGTCGATCGACCCGATCGTCTAGAAAGCAGTAACGGCAAGCGACTGCTGGATCTTGGCGATCGCAGCATTAGCGTTAATCTATGCCATAGCCCCCAGCGTGAAGTTGAGGTGTTGCACGATCGGCTGCTAGACCTATTTGCTGAAGATCCTTCTCTCACCCCGCGCGATGTCATTGTTATGGTCGCGGATATCGACAGCTATACGCCGTTTATCCAAGCCGTATTTGGCAATGCTCCGCGCGAGCGTTATCTGCCCTTTGCCATTTCTGACCGCAGTGCGCGACAGGCGCATCCGATAATTCAGGCATTTTTAACCTTACTAGAGCTACCCAATAGCCGGTTTACCTCCGAGCACGTTTTAACTCTGCTTGAGGTTCCAGCCTTAGCCGAGCATTTTGGTATTGGCGAGGAAGGGCTACGTCGTTTACGCCACTGGGTGGATGAATCCGGTATTCGCTGGGGTCTGGATGATGACAACGTGCGTGAGCTCGATCTTCCGGCAACAGGCCAGCACACGTGGCAATTTGGTTTAACCCGCATGCTGTTGGGCTATGCCATGGATAGCCGCTGCGGTGACTGGAACGGGGTTCTCCCTTACGACGAATCGAGCGGCCTGATTGCCGAACTGGCAGGCCAGCTAGCAGACTTATTGATGAGGCTCAGCGAGTGGCGCACGCGCCTGAGTGGTGAATATCGAGTACAAGAGTGGCAGCCGTTATGCCGTGAGATGCTCAATGAATTCTTCGTTCAAGATAGCGAAACGGAAACCGTTCAGGCATTGATTGAGCAACAGTGGCTAAAAGTGATTGGCTACGGGATCAGCGCCGAGTATCCACAGGCCATTCCGCTCTCCATACTGCGTGATGAGTTGGTTTCACGCTTGGACAATGAACGCATTAGCCAGCGTTTTCTAGCGGGGCCGATTAACTTCTGTACGTTAATGCCAATGCGCTCCATCCCTTTCAAAGTGGTTTGTCTGCTTGGCATGAATGATGGCATCTATCCTCGCACTATTGCACCGCTTGGTTTTGACCTGATGGCAAACAAAGTGCAGCGCGGTGACCGAAGCCGTCGAGACGATGACCGTTATCTGTTTCTTGAAGCGCTGCTTTCCGCGCAGGAACGCCTGTATATCAGCTATATAGGCCGCTCGATTCAGGATAATGCGCCGCGTTATCCTTCGGTGCTGGTCAGCGAGTTGATGGAATATATTGCGCAAAGCCATCATTTACCGGGTGATGAAAAACTTGATGTTGATAGCAGCGCCCAGCGAGTGATGGGCTATCTGCAAATAGAACATCCTCGCGTGCCTTTTGCCGCTGAAAACTATGTTAATGATAGCGAAAACCAGAGCTATGCTGCCGAGTGGTTACCTGCGGCGCAGCGCAGCGGTGAGGCTCACCAGACGTTTGCTCAGTCGCTGCCGCTAGAAGATATTTCGATGGTGACACTCGACGATCTCATGCGCTTTTATCGTCATCCCGTGCGTGCCTTTTTCCAAATGCGCCTCGGGGTAAACTTTATTTTAGAAGAGACGGAATTGCCGGATGAAGAGCCGTTTACGCTCGATAACCTCAGCCGCTATCAGCTTAATAGCCAACTGTTAAACCAACTCATTGATGGCGAAGATCCCACCGCGCTATTTCGCCGTGTTCGCTCGGCGGGAGGCTTACCGTACGGGGCTTTTGGCGAGATCTACTGGGAAAAGCAGCAGGAAGAGATGCAAGAAGTTGCTGCCAAGGTTCGAGAATATCGCACCTCGGGACACAGCATCGAAATTGATGACGTGCTGGACGGTGTGCGGCTAACCGGCTGGCTGCAACAGGTACAGGATAATGGTTTAGTGCGCTGGCGGCCTGCGGTATTGGGCGCGGTAGACGGCATGGCTCTTTGGATTGAACACCTTTTTTACTGCGTTAGCGGCGGTGAAGGCGAAAGCCGTTGCTTTGGACGTCAAGACTCGGCCTGGCATTTTGCCGCGTTGAGCAAAAAAGAGGCTGAAAAAGCGTTGCTGCCCCTGATTGAAGGGTATCGCCAAGGCCGTAGCAGCCCGCTATTGCTGCTGCCCAAAACGGGTTGGGCGTGGCTGAATAACTGTTTCGATAAAGATTCGGGCGTTGTTAACTGGGATGAACAAACTCAATCTAAGGCGCAAATGAAGCTACTGCTGGCATGGCAAGGCGACCAGCGGGTGATGGGAGAAGGTTCCGATCCCTATATTCAACGCGTTATGCGTACGATGGATGAGAAGAGACTGCGCGAAATTCAGCAGCTGGCTGAACACTATTATTTGCCATTAGCGCGGAGTAATTTGGCCTGA
- a CDS encoding prepilin-type N-terminal cleavage/methylation domain-containing protein — MLTTSGQKGHSQSGFGLIEVMVSILLVSVGFLGMLHYQQWMTQAQMRLWQQQRAWQFSEQAITLYRMGVPVAEISTRLSLPKSWQLEVNIEQQAKCEIITAKISAPLNIQAKLERTICEQLTE, encoded by the coding sequence ATGCTAACCACATCAGGACAGAAAGGGCATAGTCAGTCTGGTTTTGGCCTGATTGAGGTCATGGTGAGTATCCTCTTGGTCTCTGTTGGTTTTCTCGGCATGCTGCACTACCAACAATGGATGACGCAGGCACAAATGAGATTGTGGCAACAGCAACGCGCATGGCAGTTCAGCGAGCAGGCTATCACGCTGTATCGAATGGGCGTTCCCGTAGCGGAGATTTCGACACGGTTGTCTCTGCCTAAATCATGGCAGTTGGAGGTCAACATTGAGCAACAGGCAAAATGTGAAATAATTACCGCCAAGATCTCCGCGCCGCTGAACATCCAAGCAAAGCTTGAAAGAACAATCTGCGAACAGTTGACCGAGTGA
- a CDS encoding DUF2509 family protein, translated as MNLAYSHENPQAGSMLLPSILLMLSLSLLVVGAQQGHLELQVQNLAYQQQFKMLRQQAESALELAIISDKWPTPLTDVCQTSAQATVCFKAIGAEIGILCSAAKTKTHGLKIQRFSYVSIENTVGMPLALPATPRILRLARGWLDYPPAGSENLC; from the coding sequence ATGAATTTAGCGTATAGCCATGAAAACCCTCAGGCGGGCAGTATGCTATTGCCTTCGATACTCCTGATGCTAAGTTTGTCACTGCTGGTTGTTGGGGCGCAGCAGGGGCACCTGGAGTTACAGGTTCAGAACCTAGCCTATCAGCAGCAGTTCAAGATGCTTCGCCAACAGGCGGAGTCAGCGCTGGAGCTGGCAATAATATCGGACAAATGGCCGACGCCGCTGACCGATGTTTGCCAAACCTCAGCACAGGCTACCGTGTGTTTCAAAGCGATCGGTGCAGAAATTGGGATACTGTGTTCAGCCGCGAAAACGAAAACCCACGGGTTAAAAATACAGCGATTTAGCTATGTGAGTATTGAAAATACGGTGGGTATGCCATTGGCCTTACCGGCAACGCCAAGGATATTAAGACTAGCTAGGGGCTGGCTTGATTACCCTCCGGCCGGTAGCGAAAATTTATGCTAA
- a CDS encoding prepilin peptidase-dependent protein: MQLNHQSGMTLPDVLVTLLLSSIVLLSSSQIMVMLRASSVRTQRWQQIQENMTQLLDRVDKDLTRTGFCARGCLVPEPKISSAEGEAANSCLILFYDLNGNGRIELAPPANAESFGYRLRNGALETARGIQQCSGNGWEKVSDERDLNVSLFKVIPLYRGYEVLLGLRRLKPPFMAEQQSRFILPENGRVMSK, encoded by the coding sequence ATGCAACTAAATCATCAGAGCGGTATGACGCTGCCAGACGTTCTGGTTACTTTGCTGCTATCGAGTATTGTCCTGCTATCAAGTAGCCAAATTATGGTCATGCTGAGAGCGAGCAGCGTTCGAACTCAACGCTGGCAACAAATACAAGAAAATATGACCCAGTTGCTCGACCGTGTGGATAAAGATCTCACCCGCACCGGTTTTTGTGCGCGAGGTTGCTTGGTGCCTGAGCCTAAAATTTCGTCTGCGGAGGGAGAAGCCGCCAACTCGTGTCTCATTCTGTTTTACGATCTGAACGGCAACGGGCGAATCGAACTCGCCCCGCCAGCTAACGCGGAGTCATTCGGGTACCGCCTACGCAACGGAGCCTTAGAAACGGCGCGCGGTATTCAGCAATGCTCGGGAAACGGTTGGGAAAAGGTATCCGATGAAAGGGATCTTAACGTTTCGCTGTTTAAAGTGATCCCGCTATATCGTGGATATGAAGTACTGCTGGGATTAAGGCGACTAAAGCCCCCGTTTATGGCTGAACAGCAATCGCGTTTTATTCTGCCTGAGAATGGCCGAGTGATGAGCAAATGA
- a CDS encoding prepilin-type N-terminal cleavage/methylation domain-containing protein, protein MSGFTLLEMMVVMLLVSSMALYGLHGFRQQHMALQLEQAGLALLTFLQQAQRRAFAENSTVQIEVNAEQRSVEVQNTSRKYLPSSPDIAVASQLTKNAGFYGVRNNALAGHIDLSNLAGTVSIIWSAQGRLRLCAQPQRLLGIPSCN, encoded by the coding sequence ATGAGTGGATTTACACTGCTGGAAATGATGGTGGTGATGCTGCTGGTTTCAAGCATGGCGCTGTATGGTCTTCATGGATTCAGGCAGCAGCATATGGCGCTTCAGCTTGAGCAGGCGGGGCTGGCGTTACTGACTTTTTTACAACAGGCGCAACGGCGTGCGTTTGCTGAAAATAGTACGGTCCAAATTGAGGTTAACGCCGAGCAGCGTAGCGTGGAGGTACAAAATACGTCACGAAAATATTTACCTTCCTCACCGGATATTGCTGTCGCCTCTCAACTGACTAAAAACGCAGGGTTTTACGGTGTACGTAATAATGCTTTAGCGGGACATATCGATCTGAGCAATCTGGCTGGAACGGTTAGCATTATTTGGTCTGCGCAGGGGCGTCTGCGGCTGTGCGCGCAGCCTCAACGACTGTTAGGAATACCGTCATGCAACTAA
- the thyA gene encoding thymidylate synthase, whose amino-acid sequence MKQYLDLMKKVLAEGTQKADRTGTGTVSIFGHQMRFNLQEGFPLVTTKRCHLRSIIHELLWFLNGDTNTAYLRENNVTIWDEWADENGDLGPVYGKQWRAWGAADGRQIDQISKVMEQLKQDPDSRRIIVSAWNVGELDQMALAPCHAFFQFYVADGKLSCQLYQRSCDVFLGLPFNIASYALLVHMMAQQLDLEVGDFVWTGGDTHLYSNHMEQTQLQLSREPRALPKLVIKRKPESIFDYKFEDFDIEGYDPHPGIKAPVAI is encoded by the coding sequence ATGAAACAGTATCTGGATTTAATGAAAAAAGTGCTCGCAGAGGGAACACAAAAGGCCGACCGCACCGGAACCGGCACTGTGTCCATTTTTGGGCATCAGATGCGTTTCAACCTGCAAGAAGGCTTCCCGCTGGTCACCACCAAACGTTGTCATTTACGTTCCATCATTCATGAGCTGCTGTGGTTCCTGAATGGTGATACCAATACGGCTTACCTGCGCGAGAATAACGTCACTATCTGGGACGAGTGGGCAGACGAAAATGGCGATTTGGGCCCGGTGTATGGTAAACAATGGCGTGCTTGGGGTGCGGCTGATGGTCGTCAAATTGACCAAATCAGCAAAGTTATGGAACAGCTAAAACAAGATCCAGATTCACGCCGTATTATCGTATCGGCTTGGAACGTGGGTGAGTTAGACCAGATGGCGTTGGCGCCATGCCATGCGTTCTTCCAGTTTTATGTGGCAGACGGCAAACTCTCCTGCCAGCTGTATCAGCGTTCTTGTGACGTATTCCTTGGCCTACCGTTCAATATTGCCAGCTATGCCTTGCTGGTACACATGATGGCGCAGCAGTTGGATCTGGAAGTGGGCGATTTTGTCTGGACCGGTGGTGATACCCACTTGTACAGCAACCACATGGAACAAACGCAGCTACAGCTCAGCCGCGAGCCTCGTGCGTTGCCTAAGCTGGTGATTAAGCGTAAGCCCGAGTCTATTTTCGATTATAAATTCGAAGATTTCGACATCGAAGGCTACGACCCACATCCAGGGATTAAAGCACCTGTTGCGATTTGA
- the lgt gene encoding prolipoprotein diacylglyceryl transferase, with amino-acid sequence MTSYLHFPSFDPVIFSIGPVSLHWYGLMYLVGFVFAMWLAVRRANKPGSGWTKDEVENLLYAGFLGVFLGGRIGYVLFYNFSLFLENPLYLFKVWDGGMSFHGGLIGVIVVMLVFAHRTKRNFFQVSDFIAPLIPFGLGAGRLGNFINGELWGRVSTDTPWAMLFPSSRSEDIPLAATNPQWQEILNQYGVLPRHPSQLYELLLEGVVLFIILNLFIRKPRPMGSVSGLFLIGYGAFRIIVEFFRQPDAQLGLFDGVISMGQILSIPMIIAGVIMMIWAYRRPQPQQTL; translated from the coding sequence ATGACGAGCTATCTGCATTTTCCTAGTTTTGACCCAGTAATTTTCTCTATTGGGCCGGTGTCTTTACATTGGTATGGCCTGATGTATCTGGTGGGCTTTGTCTTTGCTATGTGGTTGGCTGTGCGCCGTGCTAATAAGCCGGGAAGTGGCTGGACAAAAGACGAAGTTGAAAACCTGCTGTACGCCGGCTTCTTGGGGGTATTCCTCGGTGGTCGTATTGGCTATGTGCTGTTTTATAATTTCTCGCTGTTCCTTGAAAACCCTCTTTATCTCTTCAAAGTTTGGGATGGCGGCATGTCGTTCCACGGCGGATTGATTGGTGTCATCGTGGTGATGCTGGTATTTGCTCACCGCACCAAACGTAATTTCTTCCAAGTATCAGACTTTATTGCGCCGCTGATCCCGTTCGGCTTGGGCGCTGGTCGCTTAGGCAACTTCATCAACGGCGAACTGTGGGGCCGTGTGAGCACCGATACACCGTGGGCTATGCTGTTCCCAAGTTCTCGTAGCGAAGACATTCCTTTGGCCGCTACCAATCCACAGTGGCAAGAGATTCTCAACCAGTATGGCGTGCTGCCGCGCCATCCGTCTCAGCTGTATGAACTGCTGCTTGAAGGCGTGGTGCTGTTTATCATTCTGAATCTCTTCATCCGTAAACCGCGCCCGATGGGCAGCGTGTCTGGACTGTTCCTGATTGGCTATGGCGCATTCCGTATCATCGTTGAATTCTTCCGCCAGCCAGACGCACAGCTCGGTCTGTTTGATGGCGTGATCAGCATGGGGCAGATCCTTTCTATCCCAATGATTATCGCGGGTGTGATCATGATGATTTGGGCGTATCGTCGCCCTCAGCCACAGCAAACTCTTTAA
- a CDS encoding FlxA-like family protein — MANVSITMSVPAAGVSPALTGSGESVGSGSGSTVGASTSGGGSDRVQQLMKQIQDLQQQLRDLASSGGSPEEIKKQQELIQNQIKALQAEIARIRQQEAEQAQQSQLDKVGKTGDGVNRPTDENQIDVYI; from the coding sequence ATGGCAAATGTATCTATCACTATGTCGGTTCCCGCTGCGGGTGTTTCGCCCGCGTTAACCGGCAGCGGCGAAAGCGTTGGTAGCGGAAGCGGCAGCACCGTTGGGGCGAGTACGTCGGGAGGCGGTTCTGACCGTGTCCAACAGCTGATGAAACAAATTCAGGATCTTCAGCAGCAGCTGCGCGATTTAGCGAGTTCGGGCGGCTCACCGGAAGAGATTAAAAAGCAGCAAGAGTTGATTCAAAACCAAATCAAAGCGTTACAGGCCGAAATCGCACGTATTCGCCAGCAAGAGGCGGAGCAGGCGCAGCAAAGCCAGTTGGATAAAGTGGGTAAAACCGGCGACGGCGTTAACCGCCCAACCGATGAAAATCAGATTGATGTTTATATCTGA
- a CDS encoding DUF3561 family protein, with amino-acid sequence MLINAANIPADKKKSLEKEEPSYAFAGGVLGFSFYWLAFVLPFIVYGLNTPFFLLYTWPFFLALMPISVLLGIGINKLVSGRLLISVPLCGVLVVMLFWQTFLLLTGW; translated from the coding sequence ATGCTAATAAACGCCGCCAACATTCCCGCTGACAAGAAAAAGTCATTGGAGAAAGAAGAGCCTTCCTACGCCTTTGCCGGCGGGGTATTGGGCTTTTCTTTCTATTGGTTGGCTTTTGTTCTGCCCTTTATCGTCTATGGTCTGAATACCCCTTTTTTCCTGCTCTACACGTGGCCGTTTTTTCTGGCTCTGATGCCCATTTCAGTGCTGCTTGGCATTGGTATCAACAAGCTGGTGTCTGGACGACTGCTGATTAGCGTGCCGTTGTGCGGGGTGCTGGTGGTGATGTTGTTCTGGCAAACCTTCTTGTTGCTGACAGGCTGGTAA
- the cysC gene encoding adenylyl-sulfate kinase — protein sequence MTDINLLQPATESNASNPDIVWHEHAVSRENREKLHGHQGAVIWFTGLSGSGKSSVAGALEQALHQLGVSTYLLDGDNVRHGLSRDLGFSDDDRIENIRRVGEVAKLMQDAGLLVLTAFISPHRHERQMVRELLPEGRFIEVFVDTPLAVCEQRDPKGLYKKARAGEIKNFTGISSIYEPPEQPEIHLNGEQLVTNLVAQMLDVLRHHAIIKP from the coding sequence GTGACTGATATCAATTTATTACAACCAGCTACTGAAAGTAACGCCTCTAACCCTGATATCGTCTGGCATGAACATGCGGTCAGTCGCGAGAATCGCGAAAAACTGCATGGACATCAGGGCGCGGTGATTTGGTTTACCGGGCTTTCGGGCTCGGGAAAATCATCGGTTGCCGGAGCGTTAGAGCAGGCACTGCATCAGCTTGGGGTGAGTACATACTTACTGGATGGTGACAATGTGCGGCATGGCTTATCGCGTGACCTTGGTTTTAGCGACGACGATCGTATCGAGAATATTCGCCGCGTGGGCGAGGTCGCTAAACTAATGCAGGATGCGGGTTTGTTAGTGCTCACTGCATTTATCTCTCCTCATCGCCATGAACGCCAAATGGTGCGCGAACTGTTACCGGAAGGGCGTTTTATCGAGGTCTTTGTGGATACGCCACTCGCCGTGTGTGAACAGCGCGATCCCAAAGGGCTATACAAAAAAGCGCGTGCGGGTGAGATTAAAAATTTCACTGGAATTAGCTCGATTTATGAGCCTCCTGAGCAGCCTGAAATTCACCTAAATGGCGAACAATTAGTAACAAATTTGGTCGCACAAATGTTAGACGTTTTACGCCATCACGCTATTATCAAACCCTAG